GTGAAACCTCCAGCATGCACTGGAATTTTACTCCATATCCTAGTACTTCTCCCGAGGCTGCATCTGTATCAAGACTTTAACTACACGTAGTGATCTTCAAGGGGAGCACACACTGCTTCTTGCTTGTTAAATTGTTCCCTGGAGAAAATGGTGCTGCATCACTGGCAATGACACCCCCATGACTACAGCTTTCTGTACATCAAACCTGACGACTTTCTTCCAGTCATTTGTCTGTCACACCAGGACATGCTATCTTATTCCATCTCAGTGCTACATGTTCCTATGATGTGCATACAAGGTTCCTCGAAACCCAACATTAAGTGAGAACCTTAAGAGCATTCAGTGATGTCTCAGCGGTGAAGTGTGCGACCAGATGATGATCGAGTGAATGTGTGTGTGTTCTGGTATGCATGCGTGTGCATCTTGGTGTCTTCCCTGTAGTCACAAAATAAAAAGCAATCCATACACTggcttgaaattaaaaaaaaccTGAACTTGGAAAAACAAATTAAATTTTTTAGGATGCAAAAAGAAATTAAGTTGGCTCTTTCCCCTTTGAATGATGAATAGATTTTCTCCCCGCAAGGAGGTAAGCATTACGTGCTTGATTTGTCATATGATGGAGGGAGAGGGAAAAGTTACAGTTCTGTACTAGTCATAGTAGGAAATAGACAACCAAGTCAACAATTTTGTGGCTgcttttttttgttttgttttgttgaTTTTGCAATTGCTGCGACATGTGTTTGTGTATGGCGTATGGTATCCTCATCTGACCAAATACTACTCTCTGTATTGCACATTTGTTCTTATCAAGCAAAGCTTTATACTGGAGCAGTACACCCTGTCGCATGCCTTCTCTGACCGAGAGCTTGTGCACTCCTTCCAGTCATCTTCTTCTCCAAAGTTACAATTGATTGCTCGAACAGTTCTTAGTTTGATTGTTCCTCCAGCCTGATTAGTGTTCTGTAATTTTAAAACTGTAATCTTCTAGAGATTTGAGTTCTCATTATTTTTTTGGTTTGCATTTCATGGATGCAGGCTCTGCTCTGTGCAGCCATTGGATACTTGTGTCTTATCGTCTCTTTTCAAGTTAACCTGCAGACTCGGTTGTTTACCAGCATGTAAACCGTCTCAGAATTTGCATCTATCGAAGTTGTTGTGCTCTTGCATTACGGCTATTGTTTGGGTAACCAACCTTTTCTGTCTTCTTTTTGTGATAACTAATTCCTATATGCTTCTTCATCTCGTTCTAGAAGCACAGCAGGTTTGCCGGGATACTGAAATTAGCATTTGTACCATAAAAGAGCTCCTGGATAACTAGGTGATTTGTAGATACAGAAGCTCAAATACAGCGCTGTTGCTTAATTAAGATTTATCACTTTCCTTTGCGACTTTTTGGAAGTTCCTTTCGTGTGGCCTGTGATACTACTTAGTTTGTCATTCTTTTCTAGATTATGTTACTTTGTATTTTCTGGCTTTTTTCCTGTTCTTTGATTTCGCTGCTCCTTTTGGAAACCTTTTTCATGGCTGGTAATTTGTTCTAGCAACAGTGATGTTGAACCTTTGCGGTCACTCCCATTGACTGACTTCTCTTTCGTGACACAATGGCACTGTTGAACGGAGCTTGTGTGTCCTCGGGGGAAAAAGGAGTTTCATCAGTCAGCTCCCAGATATTGACTAGCTTGTGTTACTTGGGCAATGCAGTTGGGCAGGTGACTTGGCTTTCTGTTAACAGACAGTCTCATTCACCACAACCACATATATACGTGGCCGTCTGTCTCATTCACCACCATACTGGCCAGCTTCCATTGTTGGCTGGGTCCTGTGCTTTCTTCACAGGATGACCAAGTCTTCAGTCTCTGTAGACATATGCCCGTCCAGACAAGTTTGTATAATAGACTGCCAACCTACTGCTGACCCATTCTACTATTGCCAATCTATACTGCTGACTAATGACCTCCATTTTCTTGCCAACGCAGCTGACATCTCAAGAGCAGTAAATCTTTTCTATAATAGACATGCTGGCTGTTCGACTGGAGGGGCAAACACAGAGTCTATCCAGCCACACCCTTGAGCGATGGCACCACAATACAAGCTCTCATGTTTGACAGCTTTGCATATGCTGCTATGCATAGCCAGTGCAATCAGCCCGGAAGGAGAAGCACTCCTCCGGTGGAAGTCCACTTTGCTCAATTCCACCTACCTGTCATCATGGTCGCATGCCGAATCGACCTGCAATTGGTTCGGCGTCACCTGTGGCCATGCCGGCCATGTTACCGCACTCGACCTATCCTGGTTAAGCCTCAATGGCACGCTCGACGCCTTGTACTTCCCGGCGTTCCGGAACATCACCACACTCGACCTCTGTGGCAACAACCTCGTCGGTACCATCCCAGAAAACATATCGCTGCTGCTCACCTTGACCTACCTGGATTTGAGCAACAACTATTTTGTTGGTGTGACCCCCCATCAACTCGGCAAGCTCCCATGGATTCATTACATCGATCTGGGAAATAACTACTTAACCAACCCAGACCCTGCCAAGTTCTTGCCTTTGTCCACCGTGCAGACCTTACATCTAAATGATAACAATCTCAACGGCACTTTTCCACAGTTCATCCTGAACCGCACCAATGTTAGGTTGGAGGACCTCGACCTATCAGGTAACTTCTTCTCGGGTTCAATACCTGAGACTCTGCCAGATATGGTTCCAAATTTACTATTTCTTGATATGTCCTCCAACATGTTCTCCGGACTCATACCGAGTGAATTCGGTAACCTTACTAGTCTTGAGTCCTTGCACCTATCGTGGAACATGCTATCTGGAGGTTTGCCACCATCCTTTTCAATGATGGGCCAAATTCTAAACTTTGATGTTGGGAACAACCACCTTCTCAGTGGCAACATCCCACTAGAATTGTTTTCAAACTGGACTGAACTTGGCTTTTTCAGTATTGCAAACAACTCCTTCACCGGAAGCATTCCACGGGAGATCAGCAGATGGGAGTCCCTGCAGTACCTCCTCCTTTCTGGCAACTGCTTCAACAGCTCAATCCCCGCGGAGCTAGGATCTTCCCTGCGGGTGCTAGACTTGTCCAATAACCATCTTACAGGCATGATACCATCGGGGTTTGGTAAATTATCATTCTTATTACAATTCCTTGACCTTAGCAGCAACCACTTGGAGGGAGAGATTCCAGCGAGCTTGTCGCTCCTATCTGTCAACTACATATTCTTGTTCGGTAACAGGTTGACAGGTGTCATCAACAAGGATTTCTGTAAGCAACGTCATCTACAGTTCTTGGACCTATCAAACAATCTCCTGTCTGGAATGCTCCCTGGTTGCTTATGGAACCTGCCTAATCTTACATACATGGATTTGTCAAGCAATGCCTTTGTTGGAGAAGTCACAACCTTGACGAATGATGCTTCTCCATTAGAATCAGTACATTTGTCCAACAACAGCTTCTCTGGATATTTTCCATCTCTTATAAAGAACTTGGAAAGCTTAGTAATTTTGGATCTTGGAGACAATATGTTTTCTGGCACAATTCCTTCATGGATAGGAGCTAGCCTCTCTATGCTAAGAATTCTCCGACTACGGTCAAATATGTTTCATGGAAGTATTCCTTGGGAGGTATCACAACTCTCTCATCTCCAGTTGCTTGACCTAGCTGAAAACAATCTTACAGGTTCTATTCCAGTAAGTTTCGCAAACTTTACTTGCATGATAGAGACAACGCCAGAAATGGATGTAAGTGCTATCCTTGCAAGCTTTGAAACATTCGGGGATATGCCTTATATGTACACTGGTACGCATTATTCATATGATGGTCAGATGGACATAATCTGGAAGGGACGCGATTATACTTTCCATAAGACAATTACGCTTATGACTGGTATTGATCTGTCAAGCAACTTCCTTTCAGGTGAGATTCCTGCTCAGTTAGTAAATCATCAAGCCCTGCGGTTCCTGAACCTATCAAGAAATAATTTATCCGGTGGTATCCCAAAAAACATTGGGAGTTTGAAAAATGTGGAGTCTCTTGACCTCTCCTGGAATAAACTCTCGGGCCGTATTCCTCCAAGCATATCAGATTTGTTGTGCCTAAGCTTGCTCAATATGTCCAACAATCTACTATCAGGAGAGATACCTACAGGCAATCAGCTCCAAACACTCAATGACCCGTCAATATACAGCAACAACCTGGGACTTTGTGGTCTCCCCCTGAGCACTCCATGCAAGCATGATTCAAGTTCTGCAACAGTGCTGGATCAGCCAAATGAACATGACCATGAACTTGAAACTTTGTGGCTGTACTACTCAGTGATTGCTGGAACTGTCTTTGGTTTCTGGATATGGTTTGGAACATTGTTTTTCTGGAACATCTGGAGGATTACGTTCTTCAATTGCATCGATGCCATGCAGCAGACTGTTATGCAAAAGATGGTGTCTACCTGGCAGTATGACACTCTGTTTCCCGCTTTTAGGCGTTCATGAAGGATTTATCACGACCTCGGTTGTGACTCCATAGACAAAAATAGAATTTCTTTTCCGACTTTTACTTTATATGCAGCGGATATAGATGTATTGTTCATGGCTGTTCTATTTGTTCTCTGTCACCAACAAACAGTTCTCTGTTCTGGTGTGAACAAAATTGACCTTTTATAGTTTTGTAACAATATGGGAGAGACCAATTTGGTACATATTTGTATTAGGTTCTGATTCTCTCAATTATGTGAGTTGTAGTTATGTACGATAGTGtcaaaaatgtcttatattttgATATAGAGGGAGTACGTTTCATGGTTGCGGTCTGTAGTTTTTTTGAGCTTTGCTTCGGTTGTTTGTATAGTTGGTTTGATTCTGTGAATTGTGTGAGTTGAACTGTATGAATTATTTGTGTAACTGGATAACagtgggtgtgtgtgtgtcttGCATATAAATAGTGCATTTTTCATCCATCGCGGACTTTTGGAGGTTCCATGCTTGTGGGCTATAATGTTTATTCATTCATTGCAGACTTTTGGAGGTTTTTCAAGGCTCACCACATGACATTCTGCGGTATCTTAAGGTCTTCttcaagtcaatgaacaccatatgaaGGCCCTTCTTTTGCTCTCTATATCTCTTCATAAGTTGCCGTATCAAGGAATTGACTTACATGGTCGACCGCTCAATCATGAAATCAAAATGATTTTTTGTCAcacttgtcattcttcttaaacGGTGCTCAATAACTCTCTCCCCcagcttcattgtatggctcatcaaCTTAATTGCATGGTAATTAGTACAATTTTGAaccttgttcttgaagattggtatTAATATACTCAGCCAGAAAAAAATATGGTTGAAAAGTTTAGTAGCCATACTATCGTTATGTCTCTGAGACCTCTTCACAACTTAATGAGATACAATTAGGGCCTCTCTGACCTCAGACTCCTGGATCCGCCTCACAAAACGCATGCTAGTATCATCAAATGAATCGAGCCAATAGAAAAAAGTGTGAAGGAAGTCGCATCTACTCAAGAAATTTGGATATTTGATAGGACGAAGGGGTGGGATCGAGACATATGTGGTGACGGCTTCTCCCTCTCCATTGGCTTAGCTTGCTCCTGTCCCTATTGCCCAGCCCCGCaagacggtgatgatgatgaagcGACGCAGTCTTGGTCCCTTCCAAATCAGTGTTGTTTTTTGGCAGAAAACTGAGAGCTTTATTTATACGAAAGTGTTTGCTGGGCAATCAGCTAGCAAGCCGCTGACCAGAAAACTCGGAGTTTCAGAGAGCCAGCTCTCGGTAACAGTCACAGTACAAGCACGCTTGGCACATAAGTGAGCTGGACCATTAGCTGCTCTCTTTACATGCTGAATTACAAAAGAATTAAAAGTCTGAGCTAGCTCTTCAATTTCAAATAAAATAGGTGCCACAACGGAGCAGCCATTGCGGCGAGAGTTCCAAACCAGCGTATTGCCAAAGGCCTTTTACAAGGGTGCAAGGGTACATATACTACTACTCCTACTTGGTGATTGCTTTGAAACCTACACGAACATACACATGTATGGAATCAGACATGGACACTCAAGGTCATGTTTAACTGATTAACTCTAACAGCCCAAAATCACCACCGACCTCTTGGCGCCGGATTAAGTTTCCCATGCTGTTGAGTATTTTTCTATCAGAAGTATTGAGCCGCGCAAGTTGTCGCAGTATATTTGTGTTGAAAGTTTATAATCTCAAGTTACAAAGTTCAAAACATTTTGGCTTCGAATTCAAATCCTATGAGCTGAGAGCTCTTTTTTTTAATGAACAGAGCTCAAAATTCTGAACTTAATTTTCAGTATTGCCCTATTTTAGTGTCAACCTGAAAGTTGTCACCTTCAGGTTCAAGAATTTTTCAGTGTCAGGTCCTTCTGAAATTTATTCATAAGCTGAAGGCCTCAATTTACAGTCTTAAATTCTTTCATATGGACGGATATCTGAAAAAGCGGCTCTTGTTATAGACATATGCAGAGTTCCTTCTCTGCCTCTGCTAGATCACTGAGTGGGTTTGTGGTTGTGGTTTGGAGCATTGCTTTTCTGCAACACATGGACGTTTGCTCTCATTTGTTGCATCCGATGCCATGCAGCAGAATCTTATGCTGAAGATGGCGCGTACCTTGCAGTATGGCACTGTGTTTCCCACATGGTAGTGTCTGTCAATGCTTCCGCACTATTGTTTTATCCGCTTTCTGCAATGGATATAAATATGTTGTTCCTGAGCCTCCTTGTTTTCTTTCACCAACAAGCTAGAATTATCTAGTTATGTGGTCCTTATCTAGATTCTATAGAGCTGCCTTATAATTGTTATGATTTGAGAGATCGATTTCCTACAGAGCTGAGTCCGGTTCTCGTTCTCGGAATTTTGTGAGCTCCAATTATTTATGTTTTGTCATCGCGTTTTATATATTTTTATGATATTTTCGATCTTTGCTCACCTTACGAACTCCTGGGCACTTGTGCCTAGTTACCTCCTCAGACTAGGTTGCTTCATACATTTGTTGATTCAGCAGTTGATCATTTGGAATTTCTCCCTCTGTTTTCTTCCTACCGTTGCACCTTAAAAAAAGTGTTATGTGGATTCAGTTTCTGGAGGTTCAGTCCTAGAGAATGACTGGGTGATTTGGCAGTTGGTTTGGCCCTGTGTTAACCGCAGCCACAAGCAGATACATCTCCGGTCTTCACCTTACCGGAGAATAGTAATCACTTCACTGTGAGGCTGGGGATGGGATACCCAAGGGTGTGGCCAAAGCACTGGTGGATTTGATATTTTCCTCACACGATGACCCCAAGTCTGAAGTCTTTGTACGCATATATGTTCGTCCAGCGACAACTCTACAATGTATTACTACCTCTGAAGTCTGAAGGCAATAAACAACATCAGCTCACAGCTTGTCATTTTTACCAGCACTCTGACTGCATGCAATGGTGCTGCAGAAACTCTTATGCGTCTCATTTTTCCTGCTGATATACACATCCAAGGCGATCAACCCGGAAGCAGAAGCCCTTCTCCAATGGAAATCCACTTTGATTGGCAGCACCAAGTCACTATCCTCATGGTCGATTGCCAACTCTACCTGCTCTTGGTTCGGCTCCATGGTACGCTTCACGCCTTATACTCTCCAGCGTTCCAGAACCTCACAGTGCTCAGCCTCAACAACAGCAACCTTGTTGGCGTTGTCCCAGCAAACATCTCCCTGTTTCTCAGCCTCACTGTTCTCGACTTGAGCTATAACAATCTTGTTGGTGCCATCCCTTACGAACTCAGTCACCTCCCAATGATTGTTAAGTTAAAATTGGGAAATAACCACTTGACCAACCCAGAATATGCCAGCTTCTCACCTATGTCCAGTTTGAAGTTGTTATCTCTAGCCAATAATAATCTCAGTGGTGCCTTCCCACAGTTCATCACCAACTGCACAGGGATGATAGGCCTCGATCTATCGGCTAACGCCTTCTCAGGGCCGTTACCAGATTCACTGCCGCAGATGGTCCCAAGGTTGGGGTACCTGAATCTGTCCTTTAATGGATTCTCTGGCTCGATACCTCGCCCATTCTCAAGGTTCCAAAAGCTCGAGGCACTAGATCTAGGGAATAATAATCTCACAGGAGGAATTCCAGAGGAGCTTGGGATGATGTCTGCATTGATATTGCTATGCCTTTACAGCAACCCGCTTGGTGGGTCAATCCCTGCCTCACTCGGCCAGCTTCACTCGCTCGAGGATCTTGCCATAAGTGATGCTGATTTGGTTTCTACTCTTCCACCTGAGCTGGGGAACCTTACTAGTCTTACCGGTATGTTCCTGGAAGGAATCATTTATTTGGAAGCTTGCCACCATCTCTTGCCAGGGTGCAAACAATGACGTATTTCAGCGTAGGCGACAACAATATCAATGGTACCATCCCCTCAGAGATGTTTACAAACTGGACAAACCTTGAGGTATTCGATGTTGCAAACAACTTATTAGCTGGAAACATCCCATCACAGATCAGCAACTGGGAGGTGTTATATATTCTCAGCCTCTCCGGAAACAACTTTACTGGCTCGATACCGCTGGAGATGGGAAACATGCCATACATGCAAAAAATGGATTTGTCAAAGAATCATCTTACGGGAACAATACCATCTCATATCGGTAATTTGTCATATGTGTATTTCATTGACATCAGTGCCAACCATCTTGAGGGTGAGCTTCCTGAAACCATCTCCTTGTTGGCATATCTTGCTGTTCTCAACTTGTCTGGCAACAAGTTTACATGTATCATTACTAACGTCGACAACAAGCAGTTGCCAGTTGTCAAGGTGACCAAGAATAGCAGCTTCTTTGGAGAATCACTGTCTGCCTTCTGTAACCTAACCAGTCTCCAATTCCTGGATCTATCGAACAATCAACTGTTCGGAGATCTCCCTGGTTGCTTGTGGAACTTGAAAGAACTACACTCCTTGGATCTGTCGACCAATGCTTTTGCCGGGGAAGTTCCAACCTCGACTCACTATAGTTCTTCGCTAAGGTCGCTGCACCTGTCAAACAATAACTTCACAGGTTGCTTTCCAGCAATGTTAAAGAACTTTAAAAACATTGTTATTTTGGATCTGGGGAACAATAAGATGTTTGGCGCACTTCCACCGTGGATAGGGGAAAGCAATCCTTTGCTGAGAATCCTTGGACTGTGATCAAACATGTTCTATGGAAGTATTCCCAGGCAGCTATCTCAACTGTCCCATCTTCAACTGCTTGATCTAGCTGAAAATAATTTCATAGGTTCCATACCAGAAAGCTTTGTCAACTTTTCCTTGATGAGACAGACATCCATAAAGCAGCCGGTTATAATACGTAGCATATTATATACTACTACCAACCATGAAGATTTTGAAAATGGTCGCATGGACATAACTTGGAAGGGACGTGAGTACACCTTTCAGGGAAGAGATGCATTTGTGACTGGTATTGATCTCTCTGGCAATTCTCTCTGTGGTGAAATTCCTTCAGAGTTGACAAATCTTAGAGGCATCCAGTTACTAAATCTGTCAAGAAATTATCTATCTGGTGGTATCCCGAAGGACATTGGCAGTCTAAAGTTGTTAGAATCCCTCGACCTCTCGTGGAACAAACTATCAGGTCCTATTCCTCCTAGCATAACAAACTTGATATTCCTCACCTCTCTTAATCTCTCGAACAACCTTCTATCCGGAGAAATACCTGCAGGCAATCAACTCCAAACATTGGACGGCCCTGCAATTTATAGCAATAACCTGGGACTTTGTGGCTCTCTGTTGAACATTTCGTGTAAAAATAGTTCAAGTCTGACGACCACTTCACATCAAGATCTTGAAGCCATTTGGATGGACTACTCAGTGATTGCTGGGACAGTTTCTGGTTTGTGGTTATGGTTTGGTACACTGTTTTTCTGGGAGATCTGGAGATGCGCTTTCTTGAGTTGCATAGATGCCATGCAACAGAAAGTTATGAACAAGATGAAGCATACCTGGGAGTATAGGAAGCTGTCCAAGTATTGAATGATGCCACACTAAATGAAGATGAAACAAGATGTAAGCGTCGTGATAATTATCTATGTTTGCTGTTGCCAGTATGCTAGTGAAGCAAGTATACCAAGTAACCGGCATCGGGTTTCTGTCATGTTGATTTTTTCCCCCTGAATATAAGTAAACATATATAGATTGGGTCAGGGTAATGGTTTATGTCTCGCTCATATATTTGTAAGCGTGTGCTGTAAATAAATCTTACAATATTTGTAAAGTGTACTGCGCTTGATTTTCCCTTTAGTTCAGGGTTGAAGAGCAGTATAAGTTAGTACTAGGGCATATACTGAAATGCCAACGATCTTGAGGGCACAAAAATTTGCACCTGAATTCTTTGGCGAGTTTGGTTCCTGCATCCCCCTTTAATTTACTATAAGCAAGTGCTTTTTTTGGAATACTAAGAAGTGCTAGTATCACATTAATCGGTTGTTTTTCAGAGGCAGCTTCCCTAGAGTGTGTTCAGTTCACTAAAAGGGTAGTGGAGAAGTGCCTAAGCTTCGGTGAGGGGCCAAATCACATTATGTTGGAGTCTCGACTCTTGAGGCCATCTGCTCTGAATTCCCAGAAAACTAACCCATCCTTGGCAGTGTCAAGCACTGTGAAGAGTCAATTCTTGAGGAATTTTGCAGTTAGCCTCCAGACCTCAACTTgcttagtactccctctgtaaactattataagagcatttagatcatcaaagtagtgatctaaacgctcttatattctAAAAACTCACACCGACATTCTGaccaaaaaatcatcaaaaacagATGTTTGGTATGTTCAGTTATTCACCTATGTCACCGAATGAGCTGTGCCCTTCTTTGATTATTACACCTGCCATGCTAGTCCTTGCAGATGATTTCGGTGTTACTGTAGGTGATTAGGCGGGGCGGTTGCTCGAGCCTAATGCTTAGTCGGGCTATGTGTTGGCCATTTCCAAAATGTGTTGGCCTTTTATAACAGTGAGTTTAAGTTTACCTTTTGGTCGAACAGCTTTCTATCAAGCTAACCAGCAGTCAGAGTGGCCAATATCAATACTTAAATTTCTTGTTCAGTGCTGTTGGAGGTTTGACATGATCACTATGGTGAAGAAAACCACAGAAAAAACTTATGGTGGTGGACACGACTGAGACTTTCCCCTTCGCTCCGCCCGCtcccgcgggcggcggcggctaggatTTCGCCCTCCATTTCCCTCGCCGCCCTCGGCGTGCGCGGCCAGGCAAAGCCTGGCTTAagtgggcggcggcggggccctcTTCCTCTCCGGCGGGTGCAGCGCGGCGCGCCCTCCCTGCCCTCCATTTCCCTCGCCGCCGTCGGCGTGCGCGGCCAGGCAAAGCCTGGCTTAagtgggcggcggcggggccctcTTCCTCTCCGGCGGGTGCAGCGCGGCGCGGGATGCGGTGGCTTGCAAGGCACGACACTCGATGCGTGGTGGTGACGAGGCGCACGGCGGTGCTGGTGGCGCGGGTGGGCGTCCTTGCTGCGGTGGCTGCGTGGAGGCTTCCATTCGCCGGGCCGGCATCACGGCAGCTCGAGAATTGACTCTTCATGCGGTGGCTGCGGTGTCTGCGGCGGCGGCCGGCTTTCCGGCGTCAACTCCTTTGTAGGCGGCCCGTTTCAACCTTCGATCCCCCTCCTCGTCGTCCGGTCACTTCTTTCGTCGAAGGGTTGGTCCTCTCCCAGCTGCGGTCCATTGCTCGTCATGCACCGGGCAgaaggaccgagctcgtctcgcgctcGGTGCCGCAGGACGGGTCGATGGAGGCCAGTTTTGGCCGGCCTATTGGGTCTTAGCGCCGGGGGCTGCCTAGGGGTGCGACTTTCCGCTCATATCCTTGGTTGGGGTAGAGGCGGGTCTCAGGTGAGGTGGTGTCAAGGTCTTTgatgccggggcggcggcctTGTTGGTGGGAGCGTGGTGCTCATGGGTAGAGTCCGTGGCTCAGTGCTGCCCGGTGGCCATGGCCGTGTGGGCGGCTTGGTCGCCGTGGTGTGGCGTTCGGAGGAGGTGATCAGTGTTAGCCGTGGTGAAAACCTACTCTATCCTCGGACGGAACGGTGGTGGCGTAGCTTGTTCCCTTCTTAAAGGCGTCGTCGCAGCTCTCATTGTCAGTCGTGTTGCTATAGGGAAAACTCTGATCCTCGggtcgggcggtggcggcgctccggtgtcGTAACCTTCCTGAAAGTGCCATCTTGAAGCCCACGATTCGTCGTATGCGGCTTCATCTCTTCACGGTGGCGTGTTCACAGTTGAGGATCACGGTAACTCTTATAGTGCTTGGGGCGGTGTTGCTACGCTCAGCGTCTATGTATCCTGCCTTGGGTGTGTTCGTGTCTTGTGATGACGTGCGTTTATATCGGATTATAGGTGATCGTTGCTTTATCTATAAAGCGGGGTGAAACCCTTCTTCCATAAGCTTATGATGGTATGGCTGCACGCACATCCATGTTGAATCTTCAACAGGAAACAGGAGGTATAGTACCCATCCTACGCGAAGCAACAGAGAATGACCATGCACTTCAAAGCATAAAACTAGTTCAAGGGAACGGTGGATGTCTTATCCTTTTGGGACAAACGACACATTCACTGAACTCCAGAGCTGCATCGCTAGGCCCGTCGGCATTCCGCCTATCCACCGCGGTCGCTGCCATCTCCAGAGCTGCGTCACTAGCTTCCTCTTCGTTGCCGATGATGTGGCACAATGATAGGGCCTATAAAGGGGACACGGATTTGGTGAATATGGGTGCGCGCGCATCTTTTAtgaatagtaaattcaaaaaaatgctaGAGAAAATTAAAAAATCTGAATTTATTTTTTAATATACATAGTCAACCGGTATACTCACATATGTATTTTCATGAAGAAATCACATCCGTGATAATCTTAGCAAAAATGACAAAATCGAAACTAATCAAAACTATATTAAAAAACACTGTTTAATGAATAATATGGTCGCATTTGTATTTTTTCACTAAGAATACTATGGGTGTTAATACATTATGAAACTTCACACGTGAGTAGAATGATCGACTAAGGTTCATAGTgtgaaatttcagaaaattttaATTTTTTCTAGTAATTTTTATGAATTTACTATTCACGTGGGTGCGCGCGCATCCATGTTCACTTTTGTATTTTCGCTATAGAGGAAGAAAGGGATAAAACACGACAACCATTGAGGCAGACCTAACGACAACGAGAGCTGACGTCGCGTAGAGGCTTCTATTCAGTTTCGCCACACGACTTGTTGGTACACCAACAATTATGAGAAATTTAGTGGCAACATCTACATTTTGGAGCTGGATATATAGTGACACAACCATAAATTTTCCTATTGGCTATTATTATACAGATCACTCACTTTTATTTCTATGTAAACACAAATGAAAACATTATTAAATAAACTTTCACAAATACGTAAATCGACTGGATGCCGAGGACCACCTGTTAGGGTCTTGGCATCCCCCCGATTTTACAAATTTTACAAATGTGGGGTCGTGCACGGCGACCTGGGCAACATCGCGCTTCGACGAAATCGGGTGGGAGGTTGATGATGATTAGGCCGGGCCCACCTGTTAGTAGCTACAACGCTCAGGCGCATCGTCAGCCGTCGGATGATCATAAGATCGTGTGACTGGCACTTAACGCATTGAAGGTGCAAAATACAGTCAGTTCCCTTGGTAGGGGTCCAAGCGCGGCTGGAAGTCACATATCCGAGATCACACAagggttttacccaggtt
The sequence above is a segment of the Aegilops tauschii subsp. strangulata cultivar AL8/78 chromosome 6, Aet v6.0, whole genome shotgun sequence genome. Coding sequences within it:
- the LOC123493389 gene encoding uncharacterized protein produces the protein MAPQYKLSCLTALHMLLCIASAISPEGEALLRWKSTLLNSTYLSSWSHAESTCNWFGVTCGHAGHVTALDLSWLSLNGTLDALYFPAFRNITTLDLCGNNLVGTIPENISLLLTLTYLDLSNNYFVGVTPHQLGKLPWIHYIDLGNNYLTNPDPAKFLPLSTVQTLHLNDNNLNGTFPQFILNRTNVRLEDLDLSGNFFSGSIPETLPDMVPNLLFLDMSSNMFSGLIPSEFGNLTSLESLHLSWNMLSGGLPPSFSMMGQILNFDVGNNHLLSGNIPLELFSNWTELGFFSIANNSFTGSIPREISRWESLQYLLLSGNCFNSSIPAELGSSLRVLDLSNNHLTGMIPSGFGKLSFLLQFLDLSSNHLEGEIPASLSLLSVNYIFLFGNRLTGVINKDFCKQRHLQFLDLSNNLLSGMLPGCLWNLPNLTYMDLSSNAFVGEVTTLTNDASPLESVHLSNNSFSGYFPSLIKNLESLVILDLGDNMFSGTIPSWIGASLSMLRILRLRSNMFHGSIPWEVSQLSHLQLLDLAENNLTGSIPVSFANFTCMIETTPEMDVSAILASFETFGDMPYMYTGTHYSYDGQMDIIWKGRDYTFHKTITLMTGIDLSSNFLSGEIPAQLVNHQALRFLNLSRNNLSGGIPKNIGSLKNVESLDLSWNKLSGRIPPSISDLLCLSLLNMSNNLLSGEIPTGNQLQTLNDPSIYSNNLGLCGLPLSTPCKHDSSSATVLDQPNEHDHELETLWLYYSVIAGTVFGFWIWFGTLFFWNIWRITFFNCIDAMQQTVMQKMVSTWQYDTLFPAFRRS